AAATATGTCAAGTAAATACcataataaattaatttttcaGTGTTTAGTTTGTAATAAGCACAAAGCGATAACTAAAAGGCATTGCTACAGAATATGTAGATAGTCTTCATTACTTCGCCCAGGAACCACAGCTAAGGTTATTCAATGTCTTCTGGCCGCACAGGATGAGGTAGAGGTATAATGGACTTTTTCTCTGTGTCTCTTGATAGTGCTTTCCTCATatctaaaaacataaaaaaaaaaaaaaaagttgatttaattgTTTTGTTTGTCCATGTTAAGTGCAAACAAACACAAATGAGACATTCAGTTTGAGGACATGTGGAAGAAGTCACAAATATTAGGACAGACCGTGAACCGTCACTGACAATTTCTGAGGAGAGCTACTTTCTGTGGTCTTCATTAGAGATGCAGTTTATTTGCTGGCTGAcggtatcctggcggtcaggatacagagtccggaatcccgacaaccggcatatgtTTACTTAGTCTACCTTGTATGTCCCCATTTTCTAAATGTCTTTCACACGGTCTGTGGCTGTAAAGCACTGTAGCTACCTTTAAATCAACAATAAGGCAATTCGTACTTTAAGGGTCCATAAATTCCTAGGCTGCTTAAGTGTATTGTTATTTTGCAGCCATGACGACACAAGCCAGGACATTAGTTAAGGGGGTTATTACATTTTTTGATGAAACAGCAAAGGTCCTGGCTCGTGTCATCATGGCTGCACAATACAATAAGCTTGGTCAGCCTAGGAATTTATGGACCCTTGATGTACAAattgccttattattattattattgatttttaagCTACAGTGCTGTACAGCCGTTGTGTATTACACACAGTATGTTCCAGTGCAAGGCTTTAATTGTAATAATTCTGTCATCTGATTTATGTTATTAGATGTGTGCAGAGTGGAAAGTTATATGCCGTGTATAATGGAGAATGTGGGATTATACAAGCTAGTATGCACGGTCCACCCTAGTTCTTCAGTCATTTGTACTTGTGATCACTGGTCTTTCTGACTTTGTGGCACTGGTTCTGATAATGTTCTGTGGAATCTTTTTGGGGTTTCCACCAAGAATTCTGTTACTTAACATTTGTCATCTTCAACACATCGAATCTCAGACTGGTATCAAAAATCCAGCTATTGTTCCCGATACTTTTACATTTATGGATAATGCGGGTACTACTGTAGCTCTGTATGTTGTACAATCACTCTACTTCGCAGGGCATTGGAAAAAGATTAATTTGACCTGCAATTCACTAAATGATGAAACTAGTATTAACAGCCCCTCAAGAATGAGTAGATACTTATTGGTTTGTGCTAGAACAGGGTGCTTACCAGGAATGCAGCACACTGGTTAGTATTGTTATTGTGCCGTAGACCATGAAGCTATCTGTTTCATGGGTTTCTTCCAGCTACTCAGGGCTGATAAAATGTATTATGGAAtacaggggaaatgtatcaaacctgctAATGAGTGAAGTTGTCAATAGCAACCTATTAGCTTATAACTTATTTATTAAGCACactgtattattattacattttatttatagggcgccacaagtgtttcgcagcgccgtacaaaggacagtacagggagacaaaacttagcataacagtaaataaataacaaaaatggagtgcaggtaacaaagagcaacacaattctcaaaacatcttagatgtaagtagcgaaggagtaatcattgtactacttggggctggcggccatagatagagatgagcctttaccagcaggagagaaagcaggtaaagatggtcgctgagtgaaatgtgtcaagaagagggtttagacaagaggaaagaaggccctgctctgaagagctaacaatctagtggggaggggcaacagacagatgacatgaggtgcaagccggtagaagcctgatggtggtatgcgagcaaagcataaAACTATAgtcacaagctgattggttgccacggacaAATGGTCTACTTTTCCGCTCTTTAGACTCCAATGGAACCAGGACTGAAATAAATGACAAATATGAAATAAATAACAAATATGCCCTATTAAGGGCTGCATAATTGGCTGGCGCTATATAGATATTAATATCCCGACCTTACTTGTATCAGCAATTGATGGTGACAAATATATGGGCTTCACACATTCAaatgtaatacaaaaaaaaaaaagcagccttaCAAAGTAAAAAGTGGttttggagaagggataaagcagtgctataagcgcaaggtgataacgcaccagccaatcattatgggtttgaaaaacaacagttaggagctgactggctggtgcgttatcatcttgcacttatcactgctttatcacttctcaaggctcaatacatctgccccacagtttgagaaccactgacttagacATTGGCAATAAGACAAGGACAGGGCAGGACCATGATTATTCTTACCATAGGCATCCTCATCTGGCTCCCCATTGCTGGCTGAGTAATACTCTATCACTGTCCTGTAAACACTGTAACCCAGCTGTTTATACATGTTGACTGCCACCTGATTGGAGACTCTAACAAAAAGATCCACGAAAAATCCTCCTTTCCTGAATACAAGGACAAACGAAGATATGCAGTTAGCACAGAGCACAGGAGAGTATGAGTCACCGTGTTCTATTCCGTAGCGGTCACCTTTCAGAGATCTCTTCCAGAAGTTCCATTAATTTAGCAGCTAGGCCTAGACGCCGGAATTCAGGTGCTACGGAGAGAGCGGTGACGTGTCCATGCCACTCTTCTCTGGCCACTGAGCCTTCAGCTTTCCCCATTACTACAACACAAACATTGGTGAGTTACATGCATTCCATATGGATTTCACAAGTAGCTAATACTGTAGCTTGTGAACATTTCACGAATGACTACTTAAGAAGGAACATGTGGATTCACATACAGAAATTACCTAGAAATAAACTGAGCATTTTGGGAACAAATTATTTCATTTAAACTTTTAACTAGGAGGCAGCTGCAATCAGCGGTACCAATGGGATCGCTCAATAGCCTGGGCTAATTGCACTGCAACAGCCCTCACCACAACCAGCATGGATGGGTGATCCTCAGGATCACCCACACCCTCCTCTAGCTGCTCTTCTTGAAAGACTGAAATCCTGCAAGTGCACTGCAAGGAAAATGATTcatatagaaaaaagaaaaaaataatatatatatatatatatatatatatatatatatatatatatatatatatatatatatatatatatatatatatatatatatatataaataaaattattattattatttttttaatgaaaGAAAAATCAGATAGAACTTTTAAAATAAAACACCCTGGTGAATGATCACATCAAAAACTTACTAATAATTAACATAAGTTAATGAGAGCAGGTAGTAGGTCTACTTAGAGGACTTCTCTTTTAAAGAACTCGTCAATGGATGAACCCTTTATTCACAAAAATCCTAGTTCTTTCTCAAACTGCAGTACATCATTGCTCCAGCATTCACTAGTTTTATACCGCAGAACACACCCCTAATTAATCACTGTAAAAACCACGTGAGAGAAATCACAATTATAAATGTTGTAATCACCACAAACACCAATAaagtatacaaaaaatatatacaccAAATATAGCATATCCATAATAATCATAAGATATACTCTATATTAAACATTTGCCTATGATAACAAACATGACTGAAGAATGCTTCTGATATGTGTCTGCTAAGTGCTGAGCCATGAATTAATGAGCACTCTGAAATAAACGGTATTTATAACCAGGCTGTACTGATTATACATGCACACAATTCTAAATCAAtgctttataccccttttccactgcgatCCAGGAAATTGTCGGGTCCAAATACCCGGC
The Pseudophryne corroboree isolate aPseCor3 chromosome 4, aPseCor3.hap2, whole genome shotgun sequence DNA segment above includes these coding regions:
- the NAA20 gene encoding N-alpha-acetyltransferase 20 produces the protein MTSLRAFNCDDLFRFNNINLDPLTETYGIPFYLQYLAHWPEYFIVAEAPGGELMGYIMGKAEGSVAREEWHGHVTALSVAPEFRRLGLAAKLMELLEEISERKGGFFVDLFVRVSNQVAVNMYKQLGYSVYRTVIEYYSASNGEPDEDAYDMRKALSRDTEKKSIIPLPHPVRPEDIE